In Xiphophorus couchianus chromosome 8, X_couchianus-1.0, whole genome shotgun sequence, the following proteins share a genomic window:
- the LOC114149037 gene encoding heat shock protein 30-like, giving the protein MLCSHGFPSALSPFMDFSWPVRSVWPEVRPLFYQQHVMQRDLQELRSSLQLMDKLQHQILEDTEPFRSSVALQPVSYQLDKEGEHFGLTMDTQGFSPEDLSVRQVGRKVRVSGKTEKKQEDGKGSYSYSLQEFRQEFDLPEGVNHEDVSCHLSPDGKLHIQAAKVPCFEGTERELAIKRSSEEEPQQSVCSQSEDSRAETQNRS; this is encoded by the coding sequence ATGCTGTGCTCTCATGGATTCCCGTCTGCCCTCAGTCCATTCATGGACTTCTCCTGGCCTGTACGCAGTGTGTGGCCAGAGGTCAGACCTCTGTTCTACCAGCAGCATGTCATGCAGAGAGACCTACAGGAGCTGCGCAGCAGTCTGCAGCTGATGGACAAACTTCAACACCAGATCCTGGAGGACACAGAGCCTTTCAGGAGCAGCGTGGCTCTGCAGCCTGTCTCCTACCAGCTGGACAAAGAGGGAGAGCACTTTGGCCTAACCATGGACACTCAGGGTTTTTCTCCAGAAGATTTGTCAGTCCGGCAGGTGGGCAGGAAGGTGAGAGTCAGCGGGAAGACggagaagaaacaagaggatGGGAAAGGCTCCTATTCTTACAGCCTGCAGGAGTTCAGACAGGAGTTTGATCTGCCTGAAGGGGTGAACCATGAAGACGTCAGCTGCCATCTTTCTCCAGATGGAAAACTCCACATCCAGGCAGCCAAAGTTCCTTGTTTTGAGGGGACGGAGAGAGAGCTGGCTATCAAGAGGAGCTCAGAGGAGGAACCACAGCAGAGTGTTTGTTCACAGTCAGaagacagcagagcagaaacacagaacagaTCATAG